The Dyella caseinilytica genome has a window encoding:
- a CDS encoding MFS transporter: MSTTTSSGARAGRWLILGAVCLAALIPPLGFTGGAVAMPAIGRELGGSPFALNWIVNGYMLAFGSTLMAAGALSDQYGRKKVFSTGVGLFVLASLLLAGVSQLPWLNLLRGAQGLAGAMILAGGTAALAQEFDGPARTRAFAMLGTTFGIGLAFGPVLTGWLIQDFGWRASFLTGAAAGVLALLLGVPKMHESRDPGATGLDWPGSISFTAALGALTLGIMQAPLHGWLSAQVTGLLSAAFALMVLFVWIERRVRRPMLDLSLFRYTRFIGVQALPLATCYCYVVLLIMLPIRFIGIEGHSELDAGWMLMTLSLPMLVVPAMAASLAHRIPAGVLCGAGLLLAAVGLLYMSRIAPGQSVWDWAVPMLLVGVGSGMPWGLMDGLSVSVVPRERAGMATGIFSTTRVAGECIGLALMSAVLVGLLQWRLHVAMPSVEIDVVNATARQLAAGNRLLAMAPWPDAAHAALITAYSEAFRWVMYVLAAITTVSALVVFGFLGKAGAAPEADANSCAVL, translated from the coding sequence ATGTCTACAACAACCAGCTCCGGCGCCCGCGCCGGACGGTGGCTCATTCTCGGCGCGGTGTGCCTGGCCGCGCTGATTCCGCCACTCGGCTTTACCGGGGGTGCCGTGGCGATGCCGGCCATCGGGCGCGAACTGGGTGGTAGCCCGTTTGCGCTCAACTGGATCGTCAACGGTTACATGCTCGCGTTCGGGAGCACGCTGATGGCGGCAGGCGCCTTGTCCGATCAATACGGACGCAAGAAGGTCTTCAGCACTGGCGTCGGTTTGTTCGTGCTCGCTTCACTGTTGCTGGCAGGTGTTTCCCAGTTGCCGTGGCTCAACTTGCTGCGTGGTGCACAGGGCCTTGCGGGCGCGATGATCCTGGCGGGCGGCACGGCAGCCCTGGCGCAGGAATTTGATGGGCCAGCGCGGACGCGGGCGTTTGCCATGCTCGGCACCACCTTTGGGATTGGTCTGGCGTTCGGGCCGGTACTGACCGGTTGGTTGATACAAGATTTCGGTTGGCGTGCGAGCTTTCTCACCGGCGCTGCGGCAGGCGTGTTGGCCTTGCTGCTGGGTGTGCCCAAAATGCACGAGTCGCGTGATCCTGGCGCGACCGGTCTCGATTGGCCGGGCAGCATCAGCTTCACTGCTGCGCTGGGCGCGCTCACGCTTGGCATCATGCAGGCGCCGTTGCATGGCTGGTTAAGTGCGCAGGTGACAGGTCTTTTATCTGCCGCTTTCGCGCTGATGGTGCTGTTTGTGTGGATCGAGCGTCGTGTGCGCCGTCCGATGCTGGATCTTTCATTGTTTCGTTATACGCGTTTCATCGGCGTGCAAGCGCTGCCGCTGGCAACCTGTTATTGCTATGTGGTGTTGCTGATCATGCTGCCCATTCGTTTTATCGGTATCGAAGGTCACAGCGAACTTGATGCGGGTTGGATGCTGATGACGTTGTCGCTGCCGATGCTGGTGGTGCCCGCGATGGCGGCGTCGCTCGCGCATCGCATTCCGGCGGGTGTGCTTTGCGGCGCTGGCTTGCTGCTTGCGGCGGTCGGCTTGCTCTACATGTCTCGCATCGCCCCGGGCCAGTCGGTATGGGACTGGGCTGTGCCGATGCTGCTGGTTGGTGTTGGCAGCGGCATGCCGTGGGGGTTAATGGATGGTCTTTCCGTCAGCGTGGTGCCGCGCGAACGCGCTGGCATGGCTACCGGAATTTTCAGTACCACCCGTGTGGCAGGTGAATGCATCGGCCTGGCCTTGATGAGCGCCGTGCTGGTTGGCTTATTGCAATGGCGTTTGCATGTGGCAATGCCGAGCGTAGAGATCGATGTCGTGAATGCGACTGCGCGGCAGTTGGCGGCTGGAAACCGTTTGCTCGCGATGGCGCCATGGCCGGATGCGGCACATGCTGCCTTGATTACCGCTTATAGCGAGGCGTTTCGTTGGGTCATGTACGTGCTCGCAGCTATTACGACGGTATCCGCACTCGTGGTGTTTGGTTTTCTAGGCAAGGCCGGAGCCGCGCCGGAGGCCGATGCCAATAGCTGTGCGGTCCTGTAG
- a CDS encoding 3'-5' exonuclease — MAKLIPTRNSCLARMQAGEKRLSERLEQKLEDDYLLWYDVPIGPRQSRPDFVVFHPRRGLLVLEVKDWKPETITGADKTQFTLITGQGAVKTHNPLLQARAYALEIKVMLERDPALRHLPGHRHEGHLIMPWAYGVVLSSISRKQFVDGHLDEVIPAHMVICRDEMYETVDAEALQEQLWAMFQQSFPCALTLPQIDRIRWHMFPELRVEWGEGQFGLPYDSEPEATTPIAIPDLIRVMDTQQEQLARSLGDEHRIIHGVAGSGKTMILGYRAIHLARTMAKPVLILCYNKTLAAHLDQLMGERGLSDKVQVYNFHKWCRKMLEAYHEPLPPQGDGFFEAMVEGVMSGVEHGRIPRFQYGAVLIDEGHDFKPEWYRLIVQMVDPDTNALLVLYDDAQNIYGKADRPKFSWKSVGVQAQGRTTILRINYRNTLEILSVARRFAHELLDERQGDEDGVPLIAPESAGRRGAVPELIRTENAKAELHTVLDRLRQEHTRGRPLSDMAVIFRNHWEGENIHQALQQAGIASRIADSVGKSSLFSNEDSVKLVSMHSSKGLEFPVVIIPHLGAMPRFGQDEALEARLLYVAMTRATEQLLLVHHEESVFTARIRASINDVQVQLAPTAQLASSIS, encoded by the coding sequence ATGGCGAAACTGATCCCTACCCGCAATAGCTGCCTGGCGCGCATGCAGGCTGGTGAGAAGCGCCTTTCCGAACGGTTGGAGCAGAAGCTCGAAGACGATTACCTACTGTGGTACGACGTACCGATCGGCCCGCGGCAAAGCCGGCCCGATTTCGTCGTCTTTCATCCACGCCGCGGCTTGTTGGTACTGGAAGTCAAAGACTGGAAACCGGAAACCATCACCGGCGCCGACAAGACCCAGTTCACGCTGATCACTGGCCAAGGTGCCGTCAAGACGCATAATCCGCTACTGCAAGCACGCGCTTACGCACTGGAAATCAAGGTGATGCTGGAGCGTGATCCAGCGCTGCGCCACCTGCCCGGGCATCGGCATGAAGGGCATCTGATCATGCCCTGGGCATACGGAGTGGTGCTCAGCAGTATCAGCCGCAAGCAATTCGTCGACGGCCATCTGGATGAAGTGATTCCGGCCCACATGGTGATCTGCCGCGACGAGATGTATGAAACCGTCGATGCAGAAGCCCTTCAGGAACAGTTGTGGGCCATGTTCCAGCAATCGTTTCCCTGTGCGCTTACCTTGCCGCAGATCGATCGCATCCGCTGGCACATGTTCCCGGAGCTGCGTGTGGAATGGGGCGAAGGCCAATTCGGCCTACCCTACGACAGCGAGCCGGAAGCCACCACGCCGATCGCCATTCCGGATCTGATCCGCGTGATGGACACGCAACAGGAACAGCTAGCACGCTCACTGGGTGACGAACATCGCATCATTCACGGAGTAGCGGGCTCCGGCAAAACGATGATCCTCGGCTATCGCGCGATCCATCTGGCGCGCACCATGGCCAAGCCGGTCCTTATTCTCTGCTACAACAAAACGCTCGCGGCGCATCTCGATCAGTTGATGGGTGAGCGCGGTCTCAGCGATAAGGTGCAGGTCTACAACTTCCACAAGTGGTGCCGGAAGATGTTGGAGGCCTACCACGAACCACTGCCGCCGCAGGGAGATGGTTTCTTCGAAGCGATGGTGGAAGGCGTGATGAGCGGCGTGGAACATGGCCGCATTCCACGCTTCCAGTACGGCGCGGTACTGATCGACGAAGGCCACGATTTCAAGCCGGAGTGGTATCGCTTGATCGTGCAGATGGTCGATCCGGACACCAACGCACTGCTGGTGCTGTATGACGACGCACAGAACATCTACGGCAAAGCCGATCGCCCGAAGTTCAGTTGGAAAAGTGTCGGAGTGCAAGCGCAGGGCCGCACCACCATTCTTCGTATCAATTATCGCAACACGCTGGAAATTCTTTCTGTCGCCCGCCGTTTTGCCCATGAACTGCTCGACGAACGCCAAGGCGATGAAGACGGCGTACCGCTGATCGCACCGGAGAGCGCAGGACGTCGCGGTGCAGTGCCGGAACTGATCCGCACCGAGAACGCCAAGGCTGAACTTCACACTGTTTTAGATCGCCTCCGCCAGGAGCACACACGTGGAAGACCGCTATCGGACATGGCGGTGATTTTCCGCAATCACTGGGAAGGCGAAAACATTCATCAGGCGCTGCAACAGGCTGGCATCGCCAGCCGTATTGCCGACAGCGTCGGCAAAAGTTCGCTGTTTTCCAACGAAGACAGCGTAAAGCTGGTCAGCATGCACTCCAGCAAGGGCCTGGAATTTCCCGTAGTGATCATTCCCCACCTTGGCGCGATGCCGAGATTCGGCCAGGACGAAGCGCTGGAAGCGCGGTTGCTGTATGTCGCCATGACGCGTGCCACCGAGCAGTTGCTGCTGGTTCATCACGAGGAATCGGTATTCACCGCACGCATTCGCGCATCGATCAACGATGTCCAGGTGCAACTTGCGCCAACAGCGCAATTGGCCAGCAGCATTTCGTAG
- a CDS encoding FUSC family protein, which yields MSERHPIRDSARQLSSVQQQLAQIYKRMPWGHRLLKGLSMGLQALASASLGYELGLLLHTQQAFWAALTAISVTQQTYIDTRNSSRDQVIGAAIGAAVAIAATYLIGDNYLCYAGTMVAVIVLCWCFNVGNAGKLSATTATIVMLVPHEGSFWTVALTRLGEVTLGIACALIVTGAAHWLERRWLERDPAPHTDG from the coding sequence ATGAGCGAACGACATCCGATTCGCGATAGTGCCCGCCAACTCAGCAGCGTCCAGCAGCAGTTGGCGCAGATTTACAAGCGCATGCCCTGGGGGCATCGCTTACTCAAAGGCCTGTCGATGGGCCTGCAGGCTTTAGCCAGCGCCAGCCTGGGTTACGAGCTGGGCTTGCTGCTGCATACGCAACAAGCGTTCTGGGCCGCGCTCACGGCAATCTCCGTCACGCAACAAACGTATATCGACACACGCAATTCATCGCGCGACCAGGTCATCGGCGCGGCGATAGGCGCGGCCGTTGCGATTGCCGCCACCTATCTGATCGGCGACAACTATCTGTGCTACGCCGGCACGATGGTCGCTGTGATCGTGCTGTGTTGGTGCTTCAACGTCGGCAACGCCGGCAAGCTGAGCGCCACCACAGCCACTATCGTGATGCTGGTGCCGCATGAAGGTTCGTTCTGGACGGTGGCGCTGACGCGCCTGGGCGAAGTCACCCTCGGTATTGCCTGTGCACTGATTGTGACGGGCGCCGCGCATTGGCTGGAACGCCGCTGGCTGGAGCGCGACCCTGCCCCGCATACCGACGGTTGA
- a CDS encoding ATP-dependent DNA helicase, producing the protein MDVSYLIDSLNDAQREAVCAPPGHYLVLAGAGSGKTRVLTHRIGWLSQVDHVPPWAILAVTFTNKAAGEMRARLDNLIPGGTQGLTVGTFHGIAHRLLRRHWREAGLPESFQILDADDQQRLIKRVVAGLGLDEARFPPRQATWQINSWKDEGKRPENIEHGHHPVTHTLVQIYQAYEDACRRAGLVDFAELLLRAHELWLKQPAILEHYQQRWRHLLVDEFQDTNALQYAWIRVLAGQTGKVFVVGDDDQSIYGWRGAKVENVQQFLRDFPGARTIKLEQNYRSTSNILKAANSVIERNGNRLGKQLWTAGDEGEHIAVYAAYNEQDEARFVIERIREYIAEHGDAKDCAILYRSNAQSRNFEEQLIQHDVPYRVYGGLRFFERAEIKDALSYLRLTANPHDDAAFERAVNTPPRGIGDRTLDVLRRRARSEGISMWEAALNELGTGTELAGRAKNAVKSFLAMIEDMARTFQALSSRERGWGEGANLPDVASQPLLAPPEPSPPAPLPKGEGSDALPLAEQIDHAIVQSGLREFYEKDSRGNAESRVENLDELVNVASRFEMTPDDIEAGLSELPAFLSHAALEAGEGQGESWDNCVQLMTLHSAKGLEFPLVFLVGVEEGLFPSQRSVEDEGRLEEERRLAYVGITRARERLVITHAESRRMHGTEMLARPSRFLGEIPPSLIDEVRPRVQVSRPLYAGRFAEPAPSLKEDLPVKLGQRVNHPTFGEGVVISAEGSGAHTRLQVNFESAGSKWLVAAYANLTPL; encoded by the coding sequence ATGGATGTCTCCTACCTGATCGATTCGCTCAACGACGCACAACGCGAAGCTGTCTGTGCGCCACCCGGCCACTATCTGGTCCTCGCCGGCGCCGGTTCCGGCAAGACGCGCGTGCTCACGCATCGCATTGGCTGGCTCAGCCAGGTCGACCATGTGCCACCGTGGGCGATTCTCGCCGTCACCTTTACCAATAAGGCCGCAGGCGAGATGCGTGCGCGTCTGGACAACCTGATTCCAGGTGGCACGCAAGGTCTTACCGTCGGCACCTTCCACGGCATCGCGCATCGCTTGCTGCGTCGTCACTGGCGTGAAGCCGGCTTGCCGGAAAGTTTCCAGATTCTCGATGCCGACGATCAGCAACGCCTGATCAAGCGAGTGGTCGCGGGCCTGGGCCTGGATGAAGCGCGCTTTCCTCCGCGTCAAGCCACGTGGCAGATCAATAGCTGGAAAGACGAAGGCAAGCGCCCGGAAAATATCGAACACGGGCACCATCCCGTCACGCACACGCTGGTGCAGATCTACCAGGCTTACGAGGACGCCTGCCGCCGCGCCGGCCTGGTCGATTTTGCCGAGCTGCTGCTGCGCGCGCACGAGCTGTGGCTGAAGCAGCCGGCGATCCTGGAGCATTACCAGCAACGCTGGCGTCATCTGCTCGTGGATGAATTCCAGGATACCAACGCGTTGCAATACGCATGGATTCGCGTACTCGCCGGTCAAACCGGCAAGGTTTTCGTGGTGGGCGACGACGACCAGTCCATCTACGGCTGGCGCGGCGCAAAAGTGGAAAATGTGCAGCAGTTTCTACGCGATTTCCCGGGCGCACGCACGATCAAGCTGGAGCAAAACTATCGCTCCACCTCGAACATCCTGAAAGCCGCCAACAGCGTGATCGAACGCAACGGCAACCGCCTTGGCAAGCAGCTATGGACGGCCGGCGACGAGGGCGAACACATTGCCGTATACGCCGCCTACAACGAACAGGACGAAGCACGCTTCGTCATCGAACGCATCCGTGAATACATCGCCGAGCATGGCGATGCGAAGGATTGCGCCATTCTTTATCGCTCCAACGCACAATCACGCAACTTCGAAGAGCAATTGATTCAGCACGATGTGCCCTATCGGGTCTACGGCGGCTTGCGCTTCTTCGAGCGTGCGGAAATCAAGGATGCGCTGTCCTACCTGCGTCTCACTGCCAATCCCCATGACGATGCCGCGTTCGAGCGCGCGGTGAATACGCCGCCACGTGGCATCGGTGATCGCACACTGGATGTGTTGCGGCGGCGTGCACGCAGTGAAGGCATATCGATGTGGGAGGCCGCGTTGAACGAGCTTGGCACCGGCACCGAACTGGCTGGGCGTGCAAAGAACGCGGTGAAGAGTTTTCTGGCCATGATTGAAGATATGGCGCGCACGTTTCAGGCCCTCTCCTCCCGGGAGAGGGGTTGGGGTGAGGGTGCGAACTTGCCGGATGTCGCGAGTCAGCCTTTGCTCGCTCCGCCCGAACCCTCACCCCCGGCCCCTCTCCCGAAGGGTGAGGGGAGCGACGCACTCCCCCTCGCCGAACAAATCGACCACGCCATCGTGCAATCCGGCTTGCGCGAGTTCTACGAAAAAGACAGTCGCGGCAACGCCGAATCGCGCGTGGAAAACCTGGACGAGTTGGTCAACGTGGCCAGCCGCTTCGAAATGACGCCCGACGATATCGAAGCGGGCTTGAGCGAACTCCCCGCCTTCCTGTCGCACGCCGCGCTGGAAGCCGGTGAAGGCCAGGGCGAATCCTGGGACAACTGCGTGCAATTGATGACACTGCACTCCGCCAAGGGCCTGGAGTTTCCACTGGTGTTCCTGGTTGGCGTGGAAGAAGGCTTGTTTCCCAGCCAGCGTTCAGTGGAAGACGAAGGCCGCCTGGAAGAAGAACGACGCCTCGCCTACGTCGGCATCACCCGCGCACGCGAGCGGCTGGTGATCACGCATGCCGAATCGCGCCGCATGCACGGCACTGAAATGCTCGCCCGCCCTTCACGTTTTCTGGGTGAAATTCCTCCCTCGCTGATCGATGAAGTGCGTCCGCGCGTGCAGGTCAGCCGTCCGTTGTATGCGGGCCGCTTCGCCGAACCTGCACCATCGCTCAAGGAAGATCTACCGGTGAAACTTGGCCAGCGCGTGAACCACCCTACCTTTGGCGAAGGCGTGGTGATCAGTGCCGAAGGCAGTGGCGCGCATACGCGTCTGCAGGTCAATTTCGAAAGCGCTGGTAGCAAATGGCTGGTCGCCGCCTACGCCAATCTCACTCCGCTATAG
- a CDS encoding porin, translated as MLKRWIVASMVVALMTTSITAQADGSSAADAPATEPAPAAAPTPAACTSTQEFFATDCPLTWHGITLYGAYDIGVGWVSHGLPENGFNYEGESLVNRNGNKSRFLVAPNNLSQTSLGIRAKEQVVDGWSVVFNASTGFNPQSFHLANLAATNTINAGRARDTYSFAGDGARAGQVFNDEIYGGISSVDFGTLTFGRQRALGTDAMLLYDPAGGAYSFSFIGYNGLMAGGGDTQDTRWDNALKYRLTYGPIHFGAMYKFTDGQGGCYSAASTWTAATCTPENPHNTAYGFDVGGTYDKFSGDIVYQHVDQAISVLNPLLGPDSPTQPYQSTLNSINTNPITGANLIGMANTEYGIVTNNSAIMGAAKYILDPFKFFVGYEHIRQMNPTNPLGVGATAQGDYVLSGVEDNNLDSPKVVQVWWTGVKYAFDSQTDITLSYYHELQNNFRIPSTCSPTAGYRSSCGGTLNEVSLYVDHHFTKRFDAYAGVAYSDVTGGLAIAIPHGPGVPYYHDNNLAPTIGARFVF; from the coding sequence ATGCTGAAGAGATGGATAGTTGCCAGTATGGTTGTTGCGTTGATGACCACCAGCATCACCGCACAGGCTGATGGGTCGAGCGCTGCCGATGCGCCAGCCACCGAACCGGCTCCGGCTGCTGCACCCACCCCCGCAGCCTGCACGAGCACCCAGGAATTCTTCGCCACCGATTGCCCGCTGACGTGGCACGGCATCACCTTGTATGGCGCCTATGACATCGGTGTGGGTTGGGTAAGCCATGGCTTACCGGAGAACGGCTTTAACTATGAAGGCGAATCGCTGGTCAACCGCAACGGCAATAAGTCTCGATTCCTCGTTGCGCCGAACAACCTGTCACAAACGAGTCTAGGCATCAGGGCCAAGGAGCAGGTGGTAGACGGCTGGTCCGTCGTGTTCAACGCGTCGACTGGCTTTAATCCGCAGTCTTTCCACCTTGCCAACTTAGCTGCCACGAACACCATCAACGCAGGCCGCGCCAGGGACACCTATTCGTTTGCCGGAGACGGTGCGCGCGCAGGCCAAGTGTTCAACGACGAAATCTATGGTGGCATATCGTCAGTGGATTTCGGCACGCTCACGTTCGGCCGTCAACGCGCGCTCGGCACCGATGCGATGCTCCTATACGATCCTGCCGGCGGCGCGTATTCCTTTTCGTTCATTGGCTATAACGGCCTGATGGCCGGTGGTGGCGACACTCAGGACACGCGTTGGGACAACGCCCTGAAATATCGCCTCACCTATGGACCGATTCATTTCGGCGCGATGTATAAATTCACCGATGGTCAGGGCGGCTGTTACTCCGCCGCCTCCACGTGGACTGCCGCCACCTGCACGCCGGAAAACCCGCATAACACCGCCTATGGATTCGATGTTGGCGGAACCTACGACAAGTTCTCCGGTGATATCGTCTACCAGCATGTCGACCAGGCGATCAGCGTACTCAATCCGCTACTGGGGCCTGATAGTCCGACGCAGCCTTATCAGTCGACCCTCAACAGCATCAACACAAATCCCATCACCGGCGCCAATCTGATCGGGATGGCTAACACCGAGTACGGCATCGTCACCAACAACAGCGCCATCATGGGTGCTGCCAAATATATTTTGGACCCGTTCAAATTCTTTGTCGGCTACGAGCACATCCGGCAGATGAATCCCACGAATCCCCTAGGCGTGGGCGCCACGGCGCAGGGCGATTATGTTCTGAGCGGCGTCGAAGACAACAATCTCGATTCTCCCAAAGTCGTGCAGGTCTGGTGGACAGGCGTGAAATACGCCTTCGACAGCCAAACCGATATCACGCTGTCCTACTACCACGAGCTGCAAAATAACTTCCGTATTCCGTCGACCTGCTCACCAACTGCCGGATACCGCAGTTCCTGCGGAGGCACCCTCAACGAGGTGTCGCTGTACGTGGATCATCACTTTACCAAGCGTTTCGACGCTTATGCGGGTGTCGCGTATTCCGATGTGACCGGCGGTCTGGCCATCGCCATTCCTCACGGCCCCGGCGTGCCCTATTACCACGACAACAACCTTGCTCCGACCATCGGCGCCCGCTTTGTCTTCTGA
- a CDS encoding molybdopterin-dependent oxidoreductase, translating to MLFGSGCTSIRRWRRAFRLIKVTALLTGCLALPVFSVTAQTATPTSPTLRVLVDGKPPVVLDHNTLTAMPLTRADTPAIHHEPATHWQGVSLEDILQHAGAPSGEQLRGHGMTTIVRITATDHYQVVFSLAELDPMLGNEQVMLADTQDGHPIAKDGPYRIVVPGDKRPARWIRNVTTIEVINSTTPSP from the coding sequence ATGCTCTTCGGAAGCGGATGCACCTCCATCCGGCGATGGCGCCGCGCATTCAGGCTGATCAAGGTGACAGCGCTGCTGACCGGCTGTCTTGCACTGCCCGTTTTCAGCGTCACGGCGCAAACAGCGACACCGACCTCACCAACCCTGCGTGTACTGGTCGACGGCAAACCTCCGGTCGTACTCGATCACAACACCTTGACCGCGATGCCGCTCACCCGTGCCGACACGCCAGCCATTCATCACGAACCTGCCACCCACTGGCAAGGCGTGTCCCTCGAAGACATCTTGCAACACGCCGGCGCGCCCAGCGGCGAACAACTGCGCGGACACGGCATGACCACGATCGTGCGCATTACCGCCACGGATCATTATCAGGTGGTTTTCAGCCTTGCCGAACTGGATCCCATGCTCGGCAACGAACAGGTGATGTTGGCTGACACGCAAGATGGTCATCCCATTGCCAAGGATGGGCCTTATCGCATCGTCGTGCCTGGCGACAAACGGCCCGCACGTTGGATACGCAACGTCACAACGATTGAGGTGATCAACAGCACCACGCCGTCACCTTGA
- a CDS encoding TOBE domain-containing protein: protein MFKLKGMLSLQAGDQMLGGADRITLLAKIGETGSITAAARAVGMSYKGAWDVIDAMNNLADEPLVTRMAGGKGGGGTQLTERGLRLIEAFAALEDIHRRFLEQFETLADAPAADIQLIRSLMFRTSARNQLAGRVVTIHKGVVNDTVELALPGGEHVVATLTSESTQDLGLEVGSEAIALIKASSVLVALADQDLHLSARNQFPGTVTHVTLGPVNADIRIRLSGGNVMGAVITSESATALGLQEGTAVVAIVKASSVILGTSR from the coding sequence ATGTTCAAGCTCAAAGGCATGCTTTCGCTGCAAGCCGGTGATCAAATGCTAGGTGGTGCCGATCGCATCACCTTGCTGGCAAAAATCGGCGAAACCGGATCGATCACCGCCGCCGCCCGCGCCGTTGGCATGAGCTACAAGGGCGCCTGGGACGTGATCGATGCCATGAACAATCTGGCGGACGAACCGCTGGTCACACGCATGGCCGGTGGCAAGGGCGGCGGCGGCACACAGCTGACGGAGCGTGGATTACGCCTGATCGAAGCCTTCGCCGCACTCGAAGACATTCACCGCCGTTTCCTTGAGCAATTCGAAACGCTGGCCGACGCCCCGGCCGCCGACATCCAGCTGATAAGGAGCCTTATGTTCCGCACCAGCGCACGCAATCAATTGGCCGGCCGCGTCGTCACGATTCACAAAGGCGTGGTCAACGACACCGTCGAACTGGCACTTCCCGGCGGTGAGCATGTCGTCGCCACGCTCACCAGTGAAAGCACGCAAGACCTCGGACTGGAAGTCGGCAGCGAAGCCATCGCGCTGATCAAGGCATCATCCGTGTTGGTCGCATTGGCCGATCAGGATTTGCATCTGTCGGCGCGCAATCAATTTCCTGGCACCGTCACCCATGTCACGCTGGGACCCGTGAATGCCGACATACGCATCCGGCTGAGCGGCGGAAACGTGATGGGCGCGGTCATCACCTCCGAAAGCGCCACGGCGCTGGGCCTGCAGGAAGGTACCGCGGTGGTGGCAATCGTGAAGGCATCCAGCGTGATTCTGGGCACGAGCCGGTAA
- a CDS encoding hydroxymethylglutaryl-CoA synthase family protein: MNTANDTAAQQRNPGVSGMSLYVPQPRVPLQAWCEWTGNSWDKVQAVVGRSFRRPAPYEDAYTMAATAVLRLIRQYNVDPRNVGQLALGTESSKDNSAGAVIVRGMVDRELQRLGLPRLSRQLEVPEFKHACLGGVYALKSALRYVAFDAKGKQAIVVCSDIAEYERGSSGEQTQGAGAVAMLVEADPKLFEVDLAHSGSASDYRGPDFRKPFARHFDQDYGQRSKRAHDFPVFSGKYSTFAYLDETGQAVDAMLERLGISDLDFINGADGLFFHRPYHMMPLQALAFIYARALARAPQPNAEFQALCEQAGVSAEGVVAECRNQPDLFGEFVRLGAGADAAQEPHPLTTKLSGVVRKSPAFQKLLAERVNLGTDWAMELGNLYTAALPAWIAAGFEQALENNVELAHAKLYAIGYGSGDASEAIPLKVVPQWREAAGKIDFRKSLAAATDLSQQQYEALHDGKHAELDCPPSDQFKIARTGSTYEATFQDLGVDYYEFVP; the protein is encoded by the coding sequence TTGAACACAGCGAACGATACGGCAGCACAGCAGCGTAACCCTGGCGTGAGCGGCATGAGCCTGTATGTCCCCCAGCCCCGCGTTCCCCTGCAGGCTTGGTGCGAATGGACCGGCAACTCTTGGGATAAGGTGCAAGCCGTCGTGGGTCGCAGCTTCCGTCGACCGGCTCCGTACGAAGATGCCTACACCATGGCAGCCACTGCAGTGCTGCGCCTGATTCGCCAGTACAACGTCGATCCGCGCAACGTCGGCCAACTCGCCCTGGGCACGGAGAGCAGCAAGGACAACTCCGCGGGCGCCGTGATCGTGCGCGGCATGGTCGATCGCGAACTGCAGCGCCTGGGCCTGCCGCGACTTTCCCGCCAGCTTGAAGTGCCTGAGTTCAAGCACGCCTGCCTCGGCGGCGTGTATGCGCTGAAGAGCGCGCTGCGCTACGTCGCGTTCGACGCCAAGGGCAAGCAGGCGATCGTGGTGTGCAGCGACATTGCCGAATACGAACGCGGTTCCAGCGGTGAGCAGACGCAGGGCGCCGGCGCGGTGGCGATGCTGGTGGAAGCCGATCCGAAACTGTTCGAAGTGGATCTGGCTCATTCCGGCAGTGCCTCCGACTACCGCGGCCCGGATTTCCGCAAGCCGTTCGCCCGCCATTTCGATCAGGACTATGGCCAGCGCAGCAAGCGTGCGCACGATTTCCCGGTTTTCAGCGGCAAGTACTCCACCTTTGCCTACCTTGACGAAACCGGCCAGGCCGTGGACGCGATGCTGGAACGCCTGGGCATTTCCGATCTCGACTTCATCAACGGCGCGGACGGTCTGTTCTTCCATCGTCCGTATCACATGATGCCGCTGCAGGCGCTGGCCTTTATCTACGCACGCGCACTGGCGCGTGCGCCGCAACCGAACGCGGAATTCCAGGCGCTGTGCGAACAAGCTGGCGTCTCGGCAGAAGGCGTGGTCGCCGAATGCCGCAATCAGCCGGATCTGTTCGGTGAATTTGTGCGCCTGGGCGCGGGCGCGGATGCTGCGCAGGAGCCGCATCCGCTCACCACCAAGCTTTCCGGTGTGGTGCGCAAGAGCCCTGCGTTCCAGAAACTGTTGGCCGAACGCGTCAACCTCGGCACCGATTGGGCGATGGAGCTGGGCAACCTGTACACCGCCGCCCTGCCGGCATGGATTGCCGCGGGCTTTGAGCAAGCGCTGGAAAACAACGTGGAACTGGCCCATGCCAAGCTGTACGCCATCGGCTACGGCAGCGGCGATGCCTCCGAAGCCATCCCGCTGAAGGTCGTACCGCAGTGGCGTGAAGCAGCGGGCAAGATCGATTTCCGCAAATCACTGGCTGCAGCCACCGACCTCTCGCAGCAGCAGTACGAAGCGCTGCATGACGGCAAGCACGCCGAGCTGGATTGCCCGCCGAGCGATCAGTTCAAGATCGCGCGCACTGGCAGCACTTATGAAGCGACGTTCCAGGATCTGGGTGTGGATTACTACGAGTTTGTGCCCTGA